In the genome of Desulfovermiculus halophilus DSM 18834, the window GAGTCATTTGTTGGAAAAAGGCTTGTTTTTCATTTCCATGCATCTTCCGCACGCCACCCTGTTTGACTGATTGGGTGTAGGGGATTATTTCATGGGAAATCGGCTGTTTGGTACCGACATCATATTCCAGTCGCAGAGCATAGCCTTGATTCCAGCCTTCGGGCGGCTTGGGATGATCAAAAATCAGGTTGCCCAGGCTGTAGACAATGAGCTTATCTTTGTAAAACTCGTACGCTCCTGGCACATGGGCATGATGGCAGATTACAGCATCAGCTCCCCGGTCTATAAAAAATCTGCATATTTTCCGCAGGCCGGGCCTGGGGTAGGGGAAATGTTCATTGCCGCCATGGATTGTCATGAAAACAAGATCAGCATATTTTCTTGCTTTTTCAAGCTGTGCAAGACTGTCTATCGGATCAAGCGGCGCTGCACCGGGTGTGTAGGCTTTCGCAATGCTGAATTCGTGCTCTGCAACTGCGATATATGCCACTGTTACGCCCTGTTTTTTTATTAGCAAATGTTTTCGGGCTTCTTTAAGATTTTTGCCGGCTCCGCATGTTTTGACTCCGGCATTGCCGCATGCTTTTAATGTTTCCTGGAGTCCTGCCGGTCCGAAATCCATTATGTGGTTGTTTGCCAGTCCGGCAACATCAAATCCAGAATCTGCAACAGCCTTGATGCAGTCTGGGTGTGCGAGGATGTTTGGGCCGGTTTTTTTGATAGGGCTGCCATTCCTGCATAAAGGAGCTTCCAAATTAAGAAACGAAATATCAGAGGATATTATTTCATCCCGCAAGTCCCCGAATACGGTCTCACCATTTTCTAGGGCCAGGGCTTCGAACCGCCAGCATGGTGCAAAGTCGCCCGCAAAAAACACTCTAAGCATTGTTTCTTCGCAGTGCCTTAAGGGCCATTGCGGATTTTAACAAAAATGTAGGACTTAGCGCCAAGAAAGACAGTTCTAATGCATTTGTCATGTCCCCCTGCCAGTAAAGCCTTTGGGGCAGGCCAAAATTTTTGTTGCCTCTTTTTAGATTGTCTATCCATGCAGCTTTTAATCTCATATTCAAATACTTTCGCAACAGCTTTGCTTCCTCTGCATTCAATCCTCCTGACAACTCCCGGTAGATTTTACTGCTCATCAGACAGGGTGAGGACGGGGCTGTTTTGGTGACCATGTTAACGCTGTCCTGAAAATAGACAGCACCGATGTGATCGGACCAGGCCATCTTTTTGTGCCGGCACATCATTTTGAGCCAGGCGTGCAGATCTCCACCGCGTTTAGCTTTTTCTTCAGCAGGGAATAAAGATGGCAATATAGGTGATGATGATCTTACACAAGCAACATCTGTATTAACTGGCCTAGAATCACTTAAGCAATTACTTAAATACTCACATGCAGAAATTACATGTGGTCCTTTTTCTTTATTTTTAACAA includes:
- a CDS encoding glycosyltransferase family A protein, with the translated sequence MSEKPFFSVVIPVYNKGPHIQRSISSVLNQTFQDFEVILVNDASTDNSLEEIQKSTDPRIRILHRDEPGPGGYAARNLGIKEARAEWVAFLDADDEWYEEHLERMSLLSQKYPNINFMSCGYIWQTKQFDKVDNYFVKNKEKGPHVISACEYLSNCLSDSRPVNTDVACVRSSSPILPSLFPAEEKAKRGGDLHAWLKMMCRHKKMAWSDHIGAVYFQDSVNMVTKTAPSSPCLMSSKIYRELSGGLNAEEAKLLRKYLNMRLKAAWIDNLKRGNKNFGLPQRLYWQGDMTNALELSFLALSPTFLLKSAMALKALRRNNA
- a CDS encoding CapA family protein, coding for MLRVFFAGDFAPCWRFEALALENGETVFGDLRDEIISSDISFLNLEAPLCRNGSPIKKTGPNILAHPDCIKAVADSGFDVAGLANNHIMDFGPAGLQETLKACGNAGVKTCGAGKNLKEARKHLLIKKQGVTVAYIAVAEHEFSIAKAYTPGAAPLDPIDSLAQLEKARKYADLVFMTIHGGNEHFPYPRPGLRKICRFFIDRGADAVICHHAHVPGAYEFYKDKLIVYSLGNLIFDHPKPPEGWNQGYALRLEYDVGTKQPISHEIIPYTQSVKQGGVRKMHGNEKQAFFQQMTHYKQTLSNENAYTKTWVDFCDSRETAVLLRMFMPFQFRGLGRLSKYLPIIKFILPKSSIEARKNLIQCESHLELLLELLERK